A single genomic interval of Helianthus annuus cultivar XRQ/B chromosome 13, HanXRQr2.0-SUNRISE, whole genome shotgun sequence harbors:
- the LOC110898708 gene encoding uncharacterized protein LOC110898708, whose protein sequence is MVGLFSRFSVSRNGLHRRSQSTLDEREAVPVDIVTTESTSVTGVMSSSHHGIEVAVEFKPVEHPTEPLDIDQPIPCPLPEPSILNDGRIWKERVSAGVQRRTDLPIMREEAPAPETPRTKSRPRTNRMILPSISAPEHNILKLLEESGM, encoded by the exons ATGGTTGGTCTTTTTTCAAGGTTTTCCGTCAGCAGAAACGGGCTTCATCGTCGTTCCCAGAGTACACTT GACGAAAGGGAAGCTGTTCCTGTGGATATTGTTACTACAGAATCGACAAGTGTCACAGGAGTTATGTCGTCTTCTCATCATGGTATCGAAGTAGCAGTCGAGTTTAAACCGGTTGAGCATCCTACTGAGCCTCTTGACATTGATCAGCCCATCCCGTGCccattgcccgaaccctcaattCTTAAT GATGGAAGAATATGGAAAGAGCGTGTATCTGCAGGGGTGCAAAGGAGGACCGACTTGCCTATAATGCGGGAAGAAGCGCCTGCACCCGAGACGCCTAGAACAAAATCACGACCTAGAACCAATCGGATGATATTACCATCAATCAGTGCACCTGAACATAACATTCTTAAACTCCTTGAAGAGTCCGGGATGTAA